A window of Pan paniscus chromosome 10, NHGRI_mPanPan1-v2.0_pri, whole genome shotgun sequence contains these coding sequences:
- the TAS2R42 gene encoding LOW QUALITY PROTEIN: taste receptor type 2 member 42 (The sequence of the model RefSeq protein was modified relative to this genomic sequence to represent the inferred CDS: inserted 2 bases in 1 codon) translates to MLFCNGLIVNLLMIQSIKNLDFLSLEMATELDKIFLILEIAEFIIGMLGNVFIGLVNCSEGIKNQKVFSADFILTCLAISTIGQLFVILFDSFLVGLASHLYTTYRLGKPVIMLWHMTNHLTTWLATCLSIFYFFKIAHFPHSLFLWLRWRMNGMIVMLLILSLFLLIFDSLVLEIFIDISLNIIXSNLTLYLDESKTLYDKLSILKTLLSLTSFIPFSLSLTSLLFFFLSLVRHTRNLKLSSLGSRDSSTEAHRRAMKMVMSFLFLFIVHFFSLQVANWIFFMLWNNKYIKFAMLALNAFPSCHSFILILGNSKLRQTAVRLLWHLRNYTKTPNPLPL, encoded by the exons ATGCTCTTCTGCAATGGTTTGATTGTAAATTTATTAATGATACAAAGTATTAAAAACTTGGATTTTTTGTCTCTGGAAATGGCCACCGAATTGGACAAAATCTTTCTGATTCTGGAAATAGCGGAATTCATCATCGGCATGCTGGGGAATGTGTTCATTGGACTGGTAAACTGCTCTGAAGGGATCAAGAACCAAAAGGTCTTCTCAGCTGATTTCATCCTCACCTGCTTGGCTATCTCCACAATTGGACAACTGTTTGTGATACTGTTTGATTCATTTCTAGTGGGACTTGCTTCACATTTATATACCACATATAGACTAGGAAAACCTGTTATTATGCTTTGGCACATGACTAATCACTTGACAACCTGGCTTGCCACCTGCCtaagcattttctatttctttaagataGCCCACTTCCCCCACTCCCTTTTCCtctggctgaggtggaggatgaACGGAATGATTGTTATGCTTCTTATATTGTCTTTGTTCTTACTGATTTTTGACAGTTTAGTgctagaaatatttattgatatctCACTCAATATAAT AAGTAATCTGACTTTATATTTAGATGAAAGTAAAACTCTCTATGATAAACtctctattttaaaaactcttctcagCTTGACCAGTTTTATCCCCTTTTCTCTGTCCCTGACctccttgctttttttctttctgtccttgGTGAGACATACTAGAAATTTGAAGCTCAGTTCCTTGGGCTCTAGAGACTCCAGCACAGAGGCCCATAGGAGGGCCATGAAAATGGTGatgtctttccttttcctcttcatagttcattttttttccttacaagTGGCCAATTGGATATTTTTTATGTTGTGGAACAACAAGTACATAAAGTTTGCCATGTTAGCCTTAAATGCCTTTCCCTCGTGCCACTCATTTATTCTCATTCTGGGAAACAGCAAGCTGCGACAGACAGCTGTGAGGCTACTGTGGCATCTTAGGAACTATACAAAAACACCAAACCCTTTACCTTTGTAG